The following are encoded in a window of uncultured Pseudomonas sp. genomic DNA:
- a CDS encoding Glu/Leu/Phe/Val dehydrogenase has translation MSTRPEADVPTFLESIFERLNAADDVRQRLACAKLTAQVSIPVRMDDGALKVFQGWRVQYDDTRGPTKGGVRFHPQVSAEEVTHLSFWMTIKCAVVDLPFGGAKGGICVDPKGLSKLELERLSRGYIRAIHDLIGPDRDIPAPDVNTNATVMGWMADEYAQIERRQVPAMITGKPLGLGGSAGRVAATGRGALQVLQLWAKRENKSPEKLRIAVQGFGNAGYHFARLAHDAGYRIVAISDSKGAIYDEEGLKPQPIWEHKNQTRELKGMVYCDESVCELSKAESIDQQKLLELDVDVLVLAALENAVNEDNVERIKAKVILEIANGPVTSKADQLLAEAGVLILPDVLVNAGGVIVSHLEWVQNRTGDYWTEDTVEQRLDERIGQAAEACFARAEEQQVSMRTAAYLQGVARIAEAMSNQGTRTYFNEHND, from the coding sequence ATGAGCACACGACCCGAGGCCGATGTTCCGACCTTTCTCGAGAGCATCTTTGAGCGTCTAAACGCGGCTGATGATGTGCGCCAGCGTCTGGCTTGCGCCAAGCTCACCGCCCAAGTGAGCATTCCGGTGCGCATGGACGATGGCGCGCTAAAAGTATTCCAAGGCTGGCGCGTGCAGTACGACGACACCCGCGGGCCGACCAAGGGCGGTGTGCGATTCCACCCCCAGGTCTCGGCGGAGGAAGTGACCCACCTGAGTTTCTGGATGACCATCAAGTGCGCCGTGGTCGACCTGCCGTTCGGGGGCGCCAAAGGCGGCATCTGCGTCGACCCCAAGGGGCTTTCCAAGCTAGAACTGGAGCGCCTATCGCGCGGCTATATCCGCGCCATCCATGACCTGATCGGCCCAGACCGCGACATCCCGGCCCCCGACGTCAACACCAACGCCACGGTGATGGGCTGGATGGCTGACGAGTACGCACAGATCGAGCGCCGCCAGGTGCCCGCGATGATCACCGGCAAACCCTTGGGGCTCGGCGGCTCGGCAGGCCGCGTAGCCGCCACCGGGCGCGGCGCCCTGCAAGTGCTGCAACTGTGGGCCAAGCGTGAAAATAAATCGCCGGAAAAGCTACGTATCGCTGTGCAGGGTTTCGGCAACGCCGGCTATCACTTCGCGCGTCTGGCCCATGACGCGGGTTATCGCATCGTCGCCATCTCTGACTCCAAGGGCGCGATCTATGACGAGGAAGGCCTGAAGCCTCAACCGATCTGGGAGCACAAGAACCAAACACGCGAACTCAAGGGCATGGTCTATTGCGACGAATCGGTATGCGAACTGAGCAAAGCCGAAAGCATTGATCAGCAGAAACTGCTTGAACTGGATGTCGACGTACTGGTCCTCGCGGCCCTGGAGAACGCCGTCAACGAAGACAACGTCGAGCGGATCAAGGCCAAGGTCATTCTCGAAATCGCCAACGGGCCGGTCACCAGCAAAGCTGACCAACTGCTGGCTGAAGCTGGCGTGCTGATCCTGCCCGATGTGCTGGTGAATGCCGGCGGGGTAATCGTCAGTCACCTCGAGTGGGTGCAGAACCGCACCGGTGACTACTGGACCGAAGACACCGTCGAGCAGCGCCTGGACGAGCGCATCGGCCAAGCCGCCGAGGCCTGTTTCGCGCGCGCCGAAGAACAGCAGGTGAGCATGCGCACTGCCGCCTATCTGCAGGGTGTAGCCCGCATTGCCGAAGCCATGAGCAATCAAGGCACACGCACCTATTTTAACGAGCACAACGACTGA
- a CDS encoding MFS transporter: MDKQRLSADIYAKLTNEEDARVCTDIDEHACRAVPGNFLLMILSHFFSKLGDALANPKVVLPWVMETLHAPLYLIGFLVPIRESGSLIPQLFIASYIRAVAVRKWIWILGSLVQAAAIGVIGLVTWTLDGVIAGWAIIALLVLFSLARGLSSVASKDVLGKTIPKTRRGQVNGWSASSAGLVTVALALLLLLSGAAQLPPQAYGLLLAGAGLLWLIAAAIYARISEFPGETEGGGNAVVEAMKRLDILRSDRPFRRFVITRALLLCSALSAPYYVVLAQQKLGSAATTLGLFMLASGAASLVSAPLWGRFADLSSRRVMMLAAVLSASLGLLVYLLDNLQPSWLAVGWMLPALYFCLSIAHQGVRIGRKTYVVDLAQGNRRTDYVAVSNTLIGVILLLLGFAGALGTVLTISQIILLLSLLGAFGAVMAAALPEAE; the protein is encoded by the coding sequence ATGGACAAACAACGTCTCAGCGCAGACATCTACGCCAAGCTGACCAACGAAGAGGATGCGCGGGTCTGCACCGACATCGACGAGCACGCCTGTCGCGCTGTGCCGGGCAATTTCTTGCTGATGATCCTCAGCCACTTTTTCAGCAAACTGGGTGACGCCCTGGCAAACCCGAAAGTGGTCTTGCCCTGGGTGATGGAAACCCTGCATGCGCCGCTCTACCTGATCGGCTTTCTGGTGCCGATTCGCGAGTCGGGCTCGCTGATCCCACAACTGTTTATCGCCAGCTACATTCGCGCCGTGGCAGTGCGTAAATGGATCTGGATCCTCGGCAGCCTGGTACAAGCGGCCGCTATCGGGGTCATCGGCCTGGTGACGTGGACGCTGGACGGCGTCATAGCGGGTTGGGCAATCATTGCGCTGCTGGTGCTGTTCAGCCTGGCTCGGGGTTTAAGCTCGGTGGCCTCGAAAGACGTACTCGGCAAGACCATCCCCAAGACCCGCCGCGGCCAGGTTAATGGCTGGTCAGCCAGCAGCGCAGGCCTGGTCACCGTCGCCCTGGCCTTGCTGCTGTTGCTCAGCGGTGCCGCTCAGCTGCCGCCTCAAGCCTATGGCCTGCTACTGGCGGGTGCCGGCCTGCTGTGGCTGATCGCCGCAGCGATTTATGCCCGTATCAGCGAGTTTCCAGGGGAAACCGAGGGCGGTGGCAATGCCGTGGTCGAAGCCATGAAGCGCCTCGACATCCTGCGCAGCGACCGCCCCTTCCGGCGTTTCGTGATCACCCGCGCGCTACTCCTGTGTTCGGCCCTGAGCGCGCCTTACTACGTGGTGCTGGCGCAGCAGAAGCTCGGCTCGGCGGCCACCACCCTGGGCTTGTTTATGCTGGCCAGCGGTGCCGCGAGCTTGGTCTCCGCGCCACTATGGGGGCGCTTCGCCGACCTCTCCAGCCGTCGGGTGATGATGCTCGCCGCCGTGTTGAGCGCCAGCCTTGGCCTGCTAGTCTATCTACTCGACAACCTGCAACCGAGCTGGCTGGCCGTCGGCTGGATGCTGCCGGCACTGTACTTTTGCCTGAGTATTGCCCACCAAGGCGTGCGCATTGGCCGTAAGACCTACGTGGTCGACCTGGCGCAGGGCAACCGCCGCACGGATTATGTGGCGGTCAGCAATACCCTGATCGGAGTGATTCTACTGCTGCTCGGCTTCGCCGGAGCCCTGGGCACGGTCTTGACGATCAGCCAGATTATTCTGTTGCTGTCATTGCTGGGTGCCTTCGGCGCAGTCATGGCCGCCGCGCTGCCGGAAGCTGAATAA
- a CDS encoding universal stress protein: MRNVLIAFDGSDSSKRALQYVIDFAQAHSATLEVHVINVQHEATLYGEYVNDEMFANIRQSLLEQANGKLEWPLEQLKAAGITCQAHAALGNIAEQVNDTVKQLQCDTVVMGTRGLGTFTGLLMGSVATRVIHEVQVPVLLVK, translated from the coding sequence ATGCGCAATGTACTGATTGCATTCGATGGTTCGGACAGCTCGAAACGCGCCCTGCAGTATGTGATCGACTTCGCGCAGGCGCACAGCGCGACCCTTGAGGTGCACGTGATCAATGTTCAGCACGAGGCGACGCTTTACGGTGAATACGTCAACGACGAGATGTTCGCCAATATCCGCCAGTCGCTACTGGAGCAAGCCAACGGCAAGCTCGAATGGCCACTTGAACAACTCAAGGCTGCGGGAATTACCTGCCAGGCGCACGCGGCGCTTGGCAATATAGCCGAGCAGGTAAACGATACGGTCAAGCAGCTGCAATGCGACACCGTGGTGATGGGCACTCGCGGCCTGGGCACTTTTACTGGCCTGCTAATGGGGTCGGTGGCGACTCGGGTGATTCATGAGGTGCAGGTGCCGGTGTTGCTGGTGAAGTAG